A genomic region of Micromonospora sp. NBC_01796 contains the following coding sequences:
- a CDS encoding TetR/AcrR family transcriptional regulator — MTAEVITQLRADARENRGRILAVARAAFAAEGLDVPIREIARRAEVGVATVYRHFQTKEALLTEAFAEQLALCSAVVREGLAADDPWRGFGLVIRKLMEMHALDRGFARAFTSQLPQAVDFAADRDRTLRLLLELVRRAKDAGSLRQDFVLEDFSLALMANEGIRAETPEMRVAASRRFAALMIQSFQANPVPMPLPPPVRLPLSRR, encoded by the coding sequence GTGACGGCCGAAGTGATAACGCAGCTCCGTGCGGACGCCCGGGAAAACCGGGGGCGCATCCTCGCGGTCGCTCGCGCGGCCTTCGCCGCCGAGGGCCTCGACGTGCCGATCCGGGAGATCGCCCGGCGCGCCGAGGTCGGTGTCGCGACCGTCTACCGGCACTTCCAGACCAAGGAGGCGCTGCTCACCGAGGCCTTTGCCGAGCAGCTGGCCCTCTGCTCGGCGGTCGTGCGGGAGGGTCTGGCCGCCGACGACCCCTGGCGCGGGTTCGGCCTGGTGATCCGGAAACTCATGGAGATGCATGCCCTCGACCGGGGCTTCGCCCGCGCCTTCACCTCGCAGCTCCCCCAGGCGGTCGACTTCGCCGCCGACCGCGATCGCACGCTGCGTCTGCTGCTCGAACTGGTACGACGGGCGAAGGACGCCGGCTCCCTGCGGCAGGACTTCGTGCTGGAGGACTTCAGCCTGGCGCTGATGGCGAACGAGGGCATCCGGGCCGAGACGCCCGAGATGAGGGTGGCGGCGTCGCGCCGCTTCGCGGCCCTGATGATCCAGTCCTTCCAGGCGAACCCCGTCCCGATGCCGCTTCCGCCGCCCGTTCGGTTACCCCTGTCCCGACGTTGA
- a CDS encoding CoA-binding protein, producing MTTTDLARYQDPSTIQRVLHTTRTIAIVGLSNNELRASYFVGYYLKRHGYRVIPVNPRETTILGETSYPSLLDVPVPVDVVNVFRAPSALPAIAREAVAINAGALWCQFGVINAEGGQIAEDGGLTVVMDRCLKIEHARYRGRMHWLGFNTHRITSVRTGLQ from the coding sequence ATGACCACGACAGATCTCGCTCGGTACCAGGACCCGTCGACGATCCAGCGCGTGCTGCACACCACCCGGACCATCGCGATCGTCGGTCTGTCGAACAACGAGCTTCGGGCCAGCTATTTTGTCGGCTACTACCTCAAACGACACGGCTACCGGGTCATCCCCGTGAACCCCCGCGAGACGACGATTCTGGGTGAGACCAGCTACCCGAGCCTGCTCGACGTACCCGTGCCGGTGGACGTCGTGAACGTCTTCCGCGCGCCGAGCGCGCTGCCGGCGATCGCCCGGGAGGCTGTCGCCATCAATGCCGGCGCCCTCTGGTGCCAGTTCGGGGTGATCAACGCCGAGGGCGGGCAGATCGCGGAGGACGGCGGGTTGACGGTGGTCATGGACCGCTGCCTCAAGATCGAGCACGCCCGCTATCGGGGCCGGATGCACTGGCTCGGCTTCAACACCCACCGCATCACCTCGGTCCGCACCGGGCTCCAATAG
- a CDS encoding O-acetylhomoserine aminocarboxypropyltransferase/cysteine synthase family protein, with translation MTDKPLRTEEDHAYGFETRQLHAGQRPDPNTGARAVPIFQTTSYVFEDPESAAAYFNLQEYGNTYSRIMNPTVAVFEERMANLEGGSGAVAFSSGIAAQAAALFTLLQPGDHVVSSTALYGGTVNQFKHLLRKMSVELTWVDPDDPDAWRRAVRPNTKAFFGETIGNPAGNVLDIETVAAIAHEHELPLVVDNTFATPYLCRPIEWGADIVIHSATKFIGGHGTSIGGVVVEAGTFNWSNGRFPVIADPSPAYHGLQFHETFGAYGYLMKLRAETLRDLGGALSPFNAFLFLQGLETLSLRMQRHVENARTVAAFLESHDLATNVTYPGLPTSRYRSLVEKYLPGGAGAVFSFDCAGGRSGGQDLIRGVTLWSHLANVGDAKSLIIHPASTTHRQLSDDELRAAGVGPGTVRLSVGTESVEDLIWDLEQGFAKVAATAGAVAATAGNEVSAA, from the coding sequence GTGACCGACAAGCCCCTGCGGACGGAGGAAGACCACGCATACGGATTCGAGACCCGGCAGTTGCACGCCGGGCAACGACCCGACCCGAACACGGGCGCTCGCGCGGTGCCGATCTTCCAGACGACCAGCTACGTCTTCGAGGACCCGGAATCGGCGGCGGCCTACTTCAACCTGCAGGAGTACGGGAACACGTACTCGCGCATCATGAACCCGACCGTCGCGGTGTTCGAGGAGCGGATGGCGAACCTCGAGGGCGGCTCCGGGGCGGTGGCGTTCTCCAGTGGCATCGCCGCCCAGGCGGCCGCGCTCTTCACCCTGCTGCAGCCGGGCGACCACGTCGTGTCGTCCACGGCGCTCTACGGCGGGACGGTGAACCAGTTCAAGCACCTGTTGCGCAAGATGAGCGTCGAGCTGACCTGGGTCGACCCCGATGATCCGGACGCGTGGCGGCGGGCGGTCCGTCCCAACACGAAGGCGTTCTTCGGTGAGACGATCGGCAATCCCGCCGGGAACGTCCTGGACATCGAGACCGTGGCGGCGATCGCCCACGAGCACGAGCTGCCGTTGGTCGTGGACAACACGTTCGCCACGCCGTACCTGTGCCGCCCGATCGAATGGGGCGCCGACATCGTCATCCACTCGGCGACCAAGTTCATCGGCGGCCACGGTACGAGCATCGGCGGAGTGGTCGTCGAGGCGGGTACGTTCAACTGGTCCAACGGGCGGTTCCCGGTGATCGCGGATCCGTCTCCGGCGTACCACGGACTCCAGTTCCACGAGACGTTCGGCGCCTACGGTTACCTGATGAAGCTGCGGGCGGAGACCCTGCGCGACCTCGGCGGGGCGCTCTCGCCGTTCAACGCGTTCCTGTTCCTGCAGGGGCTCGAAACGCTGTCGCTGCGGATGCAGCGCCACGTCGAGAACGCGCGTACGGTCGCGGCGTTCCTCGAGTCGCACGACCTGGCGACGAACGTGACCTACCCCGGCCTGCCGACGAGCAGGTACCGGTCACTCGTGGAGAAGTACCTGCCGGGCGGGGCGGGCGCGGTGTTCTCGTTCGACTGCGCCGGTGGCCGATCCGGCGGGCAGGACCTCATCCGGGGCGTGACCCTCTGGTCCCACCTGGCGAACGTGGGCGACGCGAAGAGTCTGATCATCCACCCCGCCAGCACCACGCACCGCCAACTGAGCGACGACGAACTGCGGGCGGCCGGCGTCGGACCGGGTACCGTACGCCTGTCGGTCGGCACGGAATCCGTCGAGGACCTGATCTGGGACCTGGAACAGGGTTTCGCCAAGGTCGCGGCAACGGCGGGGGCAGTCGCCGCAACGGCGGGAAATGAGGTATCGGCGGCATGA
- the metX gene encoding homoserine O-acetyltransferase MetX: MSTPVAPARSASVGAVKTRYLDLPEPVRLDCGRELGPIRVAYETYGLLSPERDNVILVCHALSGDAHAAGLSQTPSEESTRDGFAATDRDGTAGRGLGWWDGMIGPGKAFDTDRYFVIATNLLGGCRGTTGPSSTNPATGRPYGADFPVVTVADMVRTQRAFLDVLGIDRLAAVAGGSLGGMQALEWAVLFPDQVDAVVAIASTHALHPQGLAWNAIARDAILRDPAWQGGHYYGTGRAPDGGMGVGRMVGHVTYLSGPALDDKFGRRLQYADDIRYTITEPEFEVENYLRHQADSFVRRFDANTYLYLSRALTYFDLGRQHGGGSLVRALEGMSARTLLIAFSSDWLYPPSASTEIEDALRTLGKPVEYHLIDAPYGHDCFLLEEARQTPIIRQFLAHGRAVGVHQGKRPS; this comes from the coding sequence ATGAGTACACCCGTGGCACCAGCGCGGTCCGCCTCGGTCGGCGCCGTCAAGACGCGGTACCTCGACCTGCCCGAGCCGGTGCGACTCGACTGTGGCCGTGAGCTGGGCCCGATCCGGGTGGCGTACGAGACCTACGGCCTTCTCTCGCCCGAGCGTGACAACGTCATCCTGGTGTGCCACGCGCTCAGTGGCGACGCCCACGCGGCGGGTCTGTCGCAGACACCGTCCGAGGAGAGCACCCGCGACGGGTTCGCGGCGACCGATCGTGACGGCACGGCCGGACGAGGGCTCGGCTGGTGGGACGGGATGATCGGGCCGGGCAAGGCATTCGACACCGACCGGTACTTCGTCATCGCCACCAACCTGCTCGGCGGCTGTCGCGGCACCACCGGGCCGTCGTCTACCAACCCGGCGACAGGCAGGCCGTACGGCGCCGACTTTCCGGTGGTCACCGTGGCGGACATGGTACGGACGCAGCGCGCGTTCCTGGACGTTCTCGGCATCGACCGACTCGCCGCGGTGGCCGGCGGATCACTCGGCGGCATGCAGGCGCTCGAATGGGCGGTCCTGTTTCCCGACCAGGTCGACGCCGTCGTGGCGATCGCCAGCACGCACGCCCTCCACCCGCAGGGCCTGGCCTGGAATGCGATCGCGCGGGACGCGATCCTGCGCGATCCCGCCTGGCAGGGCGGTCACTACTACGGCACGGGCCGGGCGCCGGACGGCGGCATGGGCGTGGGCAGGATGGTCGGCCACGTCACGTACCTGTCCGGGCCGGCGCTGGACGACAAGTTCGGCCGACGGCTGCAGTACGCCGACGACATCCGCTACACGATCACCGAGCCGGAGTTCGAGGTCGAGAACTACCTGCGCCACCAGGCCGACTCGTTCGTCCGGCGCTTCGACGCCAACACCTACCTCTACCTGTCGCGGGCGCTGACATACTTCGACCTCGGACGGCAGCACGGCGGCGGATCACTGGTCCGGGCCCTCGAAGGCATGTCTGCCCGGACCCTGCTGATCGCCTTCAGCTCGGACTGGCTCTATCCGCCGTCGGCGTCGACGGAGATCGAGGACGCGCTCCGCACCCTCGGCAAGCCGGTCGAGTACCACCTGATCGACGCGCCGTACGGGCACGACTGCTTCCTGCTGGAGGAGGCACGCCAGACCCCCATCATCCGCCAGTTCCTGGCCCACGGCCGGGCTGTCGGCGTACACCAAGGAAAGAGGCCTTCGTGA
- a CDS encoding OsmC family protein, with product MTTVDNGVNVQALLDARQALKGAPEAAQFTWRASSKWQNGVHSTTTVGNFFGLGQEQAHKSETVFDADHPEVFAAEDNGITPIEYLLVGLASCLTAGVASVAQNRGIQLRSVEATVEGQHDIRGILGVDSDVRNGFNDIKVTFNIDADASKQEIEALVAQSQKRSAVFDALTNPTDVTVEVA from the coding sequence ATGACGACTGTCGACAACGGCGTTAACGTTCAGGCACTGCTCGACGCACGGCAAGCGCTGAAGGGCGCACCCGAGGCCGCCCAGTTCACCTGGCGGGCGTCCTCGAAGTGGCAGAACGGGGTGCACAGCACCACGACGGTGGGGAACTTCTTCGGCCTCGGGCAGGAGCAGGCCCACAAGTCCGAGACGGTGTTCGACGCCGACCACCCCGAGGTCTTCGCGGCCGAGGACAACGGCATCACCCCGATCGAGTACCTCCTCGTCGGCCTGGCGAGCTGCCTGACCGCGGGTGTGGCGTCGGTCGCGCAGAACCGCGGCATCCAGTTGCGTTCGGTGGAGGCGACGGTCGAAGGCCAGCACGACATCCGGGGCATCCTCGGCGTCGACAGCGACGTCCGCAACGGCTTCAACGACATCAAGGTCACGTTCAACATCGACGCGGACGCGTCGAAGCAGGAGATCGAGGCGCTGGTGGCCCAGTCCCAGAAGCGCTCCGCCGTCTTCGACGCCCTGACGAACCCGACCGACGTCACCGTCGAGGTCGCCTGA